The Streptomyces sp. TG1A-8 genome has a window encoding:
- a CDS encoding transposase → MPAPRRYPDELRERAVREVRTTGRPIAHVAKDLGIHKEALRGWVRQAEADAGERDGRLTTAEHEELKQLRREVAELRRANEILKAASAFFAAELDRPRTRPTR, encoded by the coding sequence GTGCCAGCACCACGCAGGTACCCGGACGAGCTTCGCGAGCGGGCCGTCCGCGAGGTCCGCACGACGGGCCGGCCGATCGCGCACGTCGCCAAGGACCTGGGCATTCACAAGGAAGCCCTGCGCGGCTGGGTCCGTCAGGCCGAGGCGGACGCCGGCGAACGCGACGGCCGGCTGACCACCGCCGAGCACGAGGAACTGAAGCAACTTCGTAGAGAAGTAGCGGAGCTGAGGCGGGCGAACGAGATTCTGAAGGCCGCGAGCGCGTTTTTTGCGGCCGAACTCGACCGTCCCCGGACGAGGCCGACCAGGTGA
- a CDS encoding winged helix-turn-helix domain-containing protein — MAAVFGVSLKAVDGWWVKWQAGGRGALVMRPRGKPVGVHQVLGEAGQDAVRQAVFDHRPCDVKLPGQLWTRRLVGELIAKLYRVRLTEVGVGKYLRRWGLSFQRPDKRAVEQDPQAVARWH; from the coding sequence GTGGCGGCGGTCTTCGGGGTGTCGCTGAAGGCGGTCGACGGGTGGTGGGTGAAGTGGCAGGCCGGTGGCCGCGGGGCGCTGGTCATGCGGCCGCGGGGCAAGCCGGTCGGGGTGCACCAGGTGCTCGGGGAGGCCGGGCAGGACGCGGTGCGGCAGGCGGTCTTCGATCACCGGCCCTGTGACGTGAAGCTTCCCGGTCAGCTGTGGACGCGGCGGCTGGTGGGCGAGCTGATCGCGAAGCTGTACCGGGTGCGGCTGACCGAGGTGGGGGTGGGCAAGTACCTCAGGCGTTGGGGGCTGTCCTTCCAGCGTCCGGACAAACGGGCCGTCGAGCAGGACCCGCAGGCCGTGGCGCGCTGGCATTAG
- a CDS encoding IS630 family transposase, translated as MRSDQVTGRTWGEKGKTPVVRRSGNRFSVNAMSAISTKGRMHFMVFTEHFTAEVMCRFLDRLAGHFDHKVHLVVDGHRAHRSKEVRDWLAAHPDDVELHFLPPYSPELNPDELVNADLKHSLPRQHRARDQAELTAETRRFFRRRQRQPHIVRGYFDGPHVRYVLDENPMSF; from the coding sequence ATCCGATCCGACCAGGTCACCGGCCGCACCTGGGGAGAGAAGGGGAAGACGCCCGTGGTGCGGCGGAGCGGGAACCGGTTCTCGGTCAACGCGATGTCGGCGATCAGCACCAAGGGCCGGATGCACTTCATGGTCTTCACCGAGCACTTCACCGCCGAGGTGATGTGCCGCTTCCTGGACCGGCTCGCCGGCCACTTCGACCACAAGGTCCACCTCGTGGTCGACGGGCACCGCGCCCACCGCTCCAAGGAGGTCCGCGACTGGCTCGCCGCCCACCCCGACGACGTCGAACTGCACTTCCTGCCGCCGTACTCACCAGAGCTGAACCCCGACGAACTGGTCAACGCCGACCTCAAGCACAGCCTGCCCCGGCAGCACCGAGCCCGTGATCAGGCCGAACTCACCGCCGAGACCCGCCGCTTCTTCCGCCGACGCCAGCGTCAGCCGCACATCGTCCGCGGCTACTTCGACGGCCCGCACGTCCGCTACGTCCTGGACGAGAACCCCATGAGTTTCTGA
- a CDS encoding alpha/beta hydrolase: MLIALHGSWHQPAHFADLTSRLTSLGIDVLAPDLDKDSLPDRIAAAQQAIDSCPEPPLVLAHSFGGLVAGSLTGVRHIIYLASYVLDPGETAVDVAVRAIEQTGTPDPLLTVMTPGPDGHTHVAPENARETFFADCSAEVAEAATQLLRPERDDIGQWTPTWVNREVTRSTYVQCEQDRALRPEIQEQFAARCNETLAWPTSHSAYLSRPDLVLDLIRRTNSTDASQV, from the coding sequence ATGTTAATTGCACTTCACGGATCGTGGCATCAGCCCGCGCACTTCGCCGACCTCACCAGCCGCCTCACGTCCCTCGGAATTGATGTCCTTGCCCCCGATCTGGACAAGGACTCCCTGCCGGACCGCATAGCCGCCGCGCAGCAGGCTATTGACTCATGCCCGGAACCGCCGCTCGTGCTCGCACACTCCTTCGGCGGCCTGGTGGCCGGGTCACTCACCGGAGTCCGACACATCATCTATCTCGCGTCCTACGTACTCGACCCGGGCGAGACCGCCGTAGACGTCGCCGTCCGCGCAATCGAACAGACCGGCACGCCGGATCCCCTGCTCACAGTCATGACTCCCGGCCCGGACGGACACACACACGTCGCTCCGGAAAACGCTAGGGAAACCTTTTTCGCCGACTGCAGTGCGGAAGTCGCCGAAGCGGCCACGCAGCTGCTGCGTCCGGAGCGGGACGACATCGGACAGTGGACTCCGACCTGGGTCAACCGTGAAGTCACGCGCAGCACCTACGTGCAGTGCGAACAGGACCGCGCCCTGCGCCCCGAGATTCAGGAACAGTTCGCCGCCCGCTGCAACGAAACCCTGGCCTGGCCGACCAGCCACTCTGCCTATCTCAGCCGGCCCGACCTCGTCCTGGACCTCATCCGCCGTACCAACTCGACGGATGCCTCACAGGTGTGA
- a CDS encoding IS6 family transposase gives MGSAPPSYKGHRYPVEVIAHCVWRYFRFPLGFREVEELVLERGVMVTSETVRRWCAKFGQSYANGPCRRQPRSGDKWHLDEVFVRVNGEQRYLWRAVDAGGNVLDILVQSRRDTAAARRFFRKLLKKTCSVPWVVVTGKLRSYDAAHREVMPLVEHRSHKGLNNRAENSHQPTRQRERAMKGFRGVGGAQRFLSAFSGIPPHFRPRRHLMSAPGHRAETAIRYAIWDQITGAAGQPAKT, from the coding sequence GTGGGCAGTGCACCGCCGTCGTACAAGGGGCACCGGTATCCGGTCGAGGTGATCGCGCACTGCGTGTGGCGGTACTTCCGCTTCCCGCTCGGTTTTCGCGAGGTCGAGGAACTGGTGCTGGAGCGCGGCGTGATGGTGACCTCCGAGACGGTCCGCCGCTGGTGCGCGAAGTTCGGGCAGTCCTACGCCAATGGCCCGTGCCGCCGCCAGCCCCGGTCCGGGGACAAGTGGCACCTGGACGAGGTCTTCGTCAGGGTCAACGGCGAGCAGCGGTACCTGTGGCGGGCCGTCGACGCCGGCGGCAACGTGCTCGACATCTTGGTCCAGAGCCGGCGGGACACCGCTGCGGCCAGGCGCTTCTTCCGTAAACTACTCAAGAAGACTTGCTCGGTGCCGTGGGTGGTGGTCACCGGCAAGCTCCGTTCCTACGACGCGGCCCACCGCGAGGTCATGCCCTTGGTCGAGCACCGCTCGCACAAGGGCCTGAACAACCGGGCCGAGAACAGTCATCAGCCCACCCGGCAGCGTGAACGCGCCATGAAAGGCTTCCGCGGCGTCGGCGGAGCCCAGCGGTTCCTGTCCGCGTTCAGCGGCATCCCACCCCACTTCCGACCCCGCCGCCACCTGATGAGCGCCCCCGGCCACCGAGCCGAGACGGCCATCCGCTACGCGATCTGGGACCAGATCACCGGCGCCGCCGGCCAGCCCGCCAAGACTTGA
- a CDS encoding IS701 family transposase, translating into MVDEIADGWSGVFGDFVARFAGRFGRVEPRRCMVSYLRGLLSEAERKNGWTLAEAAGDDGPQGMQRLLNYYLWDADALRDDVRDAVVEHIAGPDRGILILDETGFLKKGIKSAGVARQYSGTAGRIENSQIGVFLAYGSDRGRALIDRELYLPKDWISDRERCRAAGIGDDVEFATQPDLGLRMLQRAVESGIPFGWVTADEVYGQRSRIRMWLEEHDIPHVLAVPKSQMVMTMEFFGQARAHQLVSELPDDAWARLSCGDGAHGPREYDWAAAPIRPWRREGWDHWLLARRSLTDPTDLAYHICFCPAGTLLEELARIAGSRWMVEECFQTAKNETGLDHYQVRGYTAWYRHITLSMAALAFLAILRAEAKKGTRTPAVINPSYP; encoded by the coding sequence GTGGTGGACGAGATAGCTGACGGTTGGTCAGGTGTGTTCGGTGACTTCGTGGCGCGGTTCGCGGGACGCTTCGGGCGGGTGGAGCCGAGACGGTGCATGGTGTCCTATCTGCGGGGACTGCTCAGCGAGGCGGAACGGAAGAACGGCTGGACCCTGGCCGAAGCCGCCGGCGATGACGGTCCTCAGGGGATGCAGCGGCTGCTGAACTACTACCTGTGGGATGCCGATGCTCTGCGGGACGACGTCCGCGACGCGGTCGTGGAGCACATCGCAGGTCCCGACCGGGGAATTTTGATCCTCGACGAGACGGGCTTTTTGAAGAAGGGCATCAAGTCGGCGGGGGTGGCCCGGCAGTACTCGGGGACGGCCGGCCGGATCGAGAATTCCCAGATCGGAGTTTTCCTGGCTTACGGATCCGACCGGGGGCGGGCCCTGATCGACCGCGAGCTGTATCTCCCGAAGGACTGGATATCGGACCGCGAGCGGTGCCGGGCCGCAGGCATCGGTGACGATGTCGAGTTCGCCACCCAGCCGGACCTGGGCCTGCGGATGCTCCAGCGTGCTGTGGAGTCGGGGATCCCTTTCGGGTGGGTGACCGCCGACGAGGTCTACGGCCAGAGGAGCCGGATCCGGATGTGGCTGGAAGAACATGACATCCCCCATGTTCTGGCCGTCCCGAAATCCCAGATGGTCATGACCATGGAATTCTTCGGCCAGGCCCGCGCACACCAGCTGGTCAGCGAACTCCCCGACGACGCTTGGGCGCGTCTGAGCTGCGGTGACGGTGCTCACGGGCCACGCGAGTACGACTGGGCGGCGGCCCCGATCCGGCCCTGGCGGCGGGAAGGCTGGGACCACTGGTTACTGGCACGGCGCAGCCTCACCGATCCCACGGACCTCGCCTACCACATCTGCTTCTGCCCGGCCGGGACCCTGTTGGAGGAACTCGCGCGGATCGCAGGGTCCCGGTGGATGGTCGAGGAATGCTTCCAGACCGCGAAGAACGAAACCGGACTCGATCACTATCAAGTCCGCGGCTACACCGCCTGGTACCGGCACATCACCTTGTCCATGGCCGCCCTCGCCTTCCTCGCCATCCTGCGGGCAGAGGCAAAAAAGGGGACCCGGACACCGGCAGTGATCAACCCCTCATACCCCTGA
- a CDS encoding transposase family protein translates to MEVFTPSVRPGNNARAMPSSRICAPVRTSVPDHELLVDLLGRIPDPRRRRGVRHPVGALIAVAVCVVMAGARGFTAVGEWTRDAEAVAMTRLGLERGSVDESTLRRPFARLDADRLDAVRGGLGRDADRAGRGPAGDRDRRQDREEALSRCWVWAAWRCVGAGRSVTPVICSQMVKRTVISAR, encoded by the coding sequence ATGGAGGTTTTTACGCCTTCTGTCCGACCAGGGAACAACGCCCGTGCCATGCCATCGTCCCGCATCTGTGCACCTGTTCGCACGTCCGTCCCGGATCACGAGCTCCTTGTTGATCTGCTCGGCCGGATACCCGATCCGCGTCGGCGGCGCGGGGTCCGTCATCCGGTGGGCGCTCTGATCGCGGTCGCGGTGTGCGTGGTCATGGCCGGGGCACGCGGTTTCACGGCTGTCGGGGAGTGGACCCGGGACGCGGAGGCGGTGGCCATGACGCGGCTGGGTCTGGAGCGGGGTTCGGTGGACGAGTCGACGCTGCGTCGCCCGTTCGCGCGACTGGACGCGGACCGTCTCGATGCCGTCCGGGGGGGCCTGGGCCGCGACGCGGACCGCGCTGGTCGCGGGCCGGCGGGTGATCGCGATCGACGGCAAGACCGTGAGGAGGCGTTGTCACGCTGTTGGGTGTGGGCTGCCTGGCGGTGCGTCGGGGCAGGTCGGTCCGTGACGCCGGTGATCTGCTCCCAGATGGTGAAGCGGACGGTCATTTCGGCTCGGTAG
- a CDS encoding VanZ family protein, whose translation MFTAVFQAHYVYLAACALIAFVFGGLAWFLSLRFGKLHGVWWGLLVATVIGILGVTFMGGGPASGQCVINHNVAEPFHTTQGLWNLAMTVPLGLFGLLAVRRPLPVVVGVVTLPLAIEFTQATVGGLGRVCDSSDAEMNIVGGLVGLTAALVTMAGRRSVEWQGGLKASLIAAAALLLIGTGVARPMLAYSNIDGTGLSVAKDSQRQAVERAVQEAFGDRYALGHVYEQPCIGVPCTNIIFTLLSRDEKHPQDFANGSLSWPDKKHLNVLLEDSDRSYVMGYPVAGTRKPTNRQDAFQIAQSYIRERYPWAKDAPVHRTFPVGQKAELGWMTNWRWLEGNVLMPRMLDVQVDRAGQVSQVDVTLGSTHVKLEKAKLDARQAERDVQEAMAARSKASGSGDQGDLSFKAFTLKAVNRDGVWRPEWLVGVSSAANPSSTDPTASSEADIWRVDAVSGQVYDGTGISVKTG comes from the coding sequence ATGTTTACCGCAGTTTTCCAAGCTCACTACGTCTATCTAGCCGCATGCGCACTGATCGCTTTTGTGTTCGGCGGCTTAGCGTGGTTCCTGAGTCTCCGTTTCGGCAAGCTCCACGGCGTGTGGTGGGGTTTGCTTGTTGCCACGGTAATCGGAATCCTTGGAGTCACTTTTATGGGTGGCGGACCGGCCAGCGGCCAATGCGTCATCAATCATAACGTCGCTGAGCCCTTCCATACCACACAAGGCCTGTGGAATCTTGCCATGACTGTGCCGCTTGGGCTGTTTGGTCTGCTGGCCGTCCGTCGACCCCTGCCCGTAGTGGTTGGCGTTGTGACACTGCCGTTAGCCATCGAGTTCACCCAGGCGACAGTGGGCGGTCTCGGGCGGGTATGCGACAGTTCGGACGCCGAAATGAACATTGTCGGCGGTCTTGTGGGGCTCACCGCCGCACTAGTAACCATGGCAGGCCGGCGGTCGGTCGAGTGGCAGGGTGGCCTAAAGGCGTCGCTCATCGCTGCGGCGGCGCTTCTCCTGATAGGCACCGGAGTTGCTCGCCCGATGCTGGCATACAGTAATATAGATGGAACCGGCTTGTCGGTAGCGAAAGATTCACAACGGCAGGCCGTCGAGCGGGCCGTGCAAGAAGCATTCGGCGACCGGTATGCGCTTGGGCACGTGTATGAGCAGCCGTGTATTGGGGTGCCGTGTACAAATATCATCTTTACGCTGCTGAGTCGGGATGAGAAGCACCCGCAGGATTTTGCCAACGGCAGTCTTTCATGGCCGGACAAGAAGCACTTGAACGTACTCTTGGAAGACAGTGATCGCTCGTACGTTATGGGCTATCCCGTGGCGGGGACGAGGAAGCCGACCAACCGGCAGGATGCGTTTCAGATTGCACAGTCGTACATACGCGAGCGCTACCCGTGGGCCAAAGACGCGCCGGTGCACCGGACTTTCCCTGTTGGCCAGAAAGCGGAACTGGGATGGATGACCAACTGGCGGTGGCTCGAGGGTAACGTTCTCATGCCAAGAATGCTGGACGTTCAGGTTGACAGGGCCGGACAGGTTTCGCAGGTGGACGTGACGCTTGGATCCACTCACGTGAAGCTCGAAAAGGCCAAGTTAGATGCCAGGCAAGCTGAAAGGGATGTCCAAGAGGCAATGGCAGCCCGGTCTAAGGCTAGCGGGAGTGGCGACCAAGGCGACCTCAGTTTCAAGGCATTCACACTGAAGGCCGTCAATAGAGATGGCGTGTGGCGGCCCGAGTGGTTGGTGGGCGTGTCAAGTGCCGCAAACCCGTCATCAACAGATCCGACGGCATCCTCAGAGGCGGATATATGGCGCGTGGACGCCGTGAGTGGACAGGTCTACGATGGAACCGGCATCTCGGTGAAAACTGGCTGA
- a CDS encoding IS6 family transposase, whose amino-acid sequence MGSAPPSYKGHRYPVEVISHCVWLYHRFPLSFREVEELMLERGVTVSYETVRRWCAKFGQQYAGALRRRQTRPGDTWHLDEVFIKINGEQKYLWRAVDQEGNVLDILVQDGRDKAAAGRFLHRLLKKNRTVPRVIVTDKLRSYGGAHREVMPSVEPRQSKYLNNRAENSHQPTRQRERAMKGFRSVGGAQRFLSAFNGIPPHFRPRRHLMPATAHRTEMSIRFAIWDQITGAADQPTTT is encoded by the coding sequence GTGGGCAGCGCACCGCCGTCGTACAAGGGGCACCGGTACCCGGTCGAGGTCATCTCCCACTGCGTGTGGCTGTACCACCGCTTCCCGCTGTCCTTCCGCGAGGTCGAGGAGCTCATGCTCGAGCGCGGCGTGACCGTCTCCTACGAGACGGTGCGCCGCTGGTGCGCCAAGTTCGGGCAGCAGTACGCAGGTGCGCTGCGCCGCCGGCAGACTCGGCCTGGGGACACATGGCACCTGGACGAAGTCTTCATCAAGATCAACGGTGAACAGAAGTACCTGTGGCGGGCCGTCGACCAGGAAGGCAACGTCCTGGACATCCTCGTGCAGGACGGCCGGGACAAGGCCGCGGCCGGGCGCTTCTTGCACCGCCTGCTGAAGAAGAACCGCACGGTGCCGCGGGTGATCGTCACCGACAAGCTCCGCTCCTACGGTGGCGCCCACCGCGAGGTCATGCCCTCGGTCGAGCCCCGTCAGTCGAAGTACCTCAACAACCGGGCCGAAAACAGCCACCAGCCGACCAGGCAGCGTGAACGCGCCATGAAGGGCTTCCGCTCGGTGGGCGGGGCCCAGCGGTTCCTGTCCGCGTTCAACGGTATCCCGCCCCACTTCCGGCCCCGCCGACACCTGATGCCCGCCACCGCCCACCGAACCGAGATGAGTATCCGCTTCGCGATCTGGGACCAGATCACCGGCGCTGCCGACCAGCCCACCACAACCTGA
- a CDS encoding LysR family transcriptional regulator, protein MNLSRLDLNLVVALRALLEERNVTRAGQRVGLSQPAMSAALSRLRRHFDDDLLARVGGHYELTALGQVLLDRASTAYDLLERLFASQADFDPAKESREFKLVASDYAVAVFGAELARVVHREAPGIRLRFAQTPTTVVDATDTLLSTTDGLLMPHGVISDFPATDLYEDRWVFLVAEDHPSVDGRLTREDLARLPWVTYQRTYDAPAVRQLGMLGIEPRVEVSVDSFQIMPLLVSGTRRIALIQARLARLLAPLVAVRVVEPPYEAVPLHEALWWHPVHTHDAAHIWLRETAARIGRRMADELGR, encoded by the coding sequence GTGAATCTCAGTCGCCTGGACCTCAACCTCGTCGTTGCCCTGCGTGCCCTGCTGGAGGAGCGCAACGTGACCCGCGCCGGGCAGCGCGTCGGTCTCAGCCAGCCGGCGATGAGCGCCGCGCTATCGCGCCTGCGCAGGCACTTCGATGACGACCTGTTGGCGCGGGTGGGCGGCCACTACGAGCTCACCGCCCTCGGGCAGGTCCTCCTCGATCGCGCGTCCACCGCATACGACCTGCTGGAACGGCTTTTCGCCAGCCAGGCGGACTTCGACCCGGCCAAGGAAAGCCGTGAGTTCAAACTCGTGGCGTCCGACTACGCGGTCGCCGTCTTCGGCGCCGAACTCGCGCGGGTCGTGCACCGGGAGGCTCCCGGCATCCGACTGCGTTTCGCTCAGACGCCGACCACCGTCGTGGACGCCACGGACACCCTGCTGAGCACCACCGACGGCCTGCTCATGCCGCACGGCGTCATCAGCGACTTCCCCGCGACCGACCTCTACGAGGACCGGTGGGTCTTCCTCGTCGCCGAGGACCACCCGAGCGTCGACGGCCGGCTGACCCGGGAAGACCTGGCCCGACTGCCCTGGGTCACCTACCAGCGCACGTACGACGCACCAGCCGTTCGCCAGCTCGGGATGCTGGGCATCGAGCCCCGCGTCGAGGTCTCCGTCGACAGCTTCCAGATCATGCCGTTGCTCGTCAGCGGAACCCGGCGCATCGCCCTGATCCAGGCCCGCCTCGCCCGGCTCCTCGCCCCGCTCGTCGCCGTACGTGTCGTGGAGCCGCCCTACGAGGCGGTGCCCCTGCATGAGGCGTTGTGGTGGCACCCGGTGCACACCCACGATGCGGCCCACATCTGGCTGCGGGAGACCGCCGCTCGGATCGGCAGGCGGATGGCCGACGAGCTGGGGAGATGA